ATGGACTTTGACCGGGAAAAGGGAGAGTGGGCCTCCATCCGCCTCATCGTCACGCCTTTGGTCTTCTGGATTTGGGTGGCAGGGGCGCTCATGGCCCTGGGCACCCTCTACATCCTCTGGCCCGCGGGCCGGGCCGAGGAGGCTAGGGGGGTGAGCCCGGCGTGAGGGGGTGGCTCTGGCTCCTCCTGCTCCTGGCCCTTGGGGGCCTCTTCTTTTGGGGGATGCAGCGGAACCCCAAGGAGCTTCCCTCCGTCCTCGCCAAGGAGCGGAGGCCCGCCCCCGACTTCACCCTCCCCCTCCTTTCCCCCTACCGGGCGGAGTGGGGGGAGGCCTTCCGCCTCGCCGACCACCTGGGCAAGAGGCCCATCGTCCTCAACTTCTGGGCCAGCTGGTGCTACCCCGCCTGCTACGAGGAGGCGCCCATCTTGGAGGCCTCCTGGCGC
This region of Thermus thermophilus genomic DNA includes:
- a CDS encoding TlpA family protein disulfide reductase, translated to MRGWLWLLLLLALGGLFFWGMQRNPKELPSVLAKERRPAPDFTLPLLSPYRAEWGEAFRLADHLGKRPIVLNFWASWCYPACYEEAPILEASWRRHRGEVLFVGVNTQDKEEEALRFIAQFGLTFPQVYDPRGRVGVDYGMYGVPETFFIDREGRVLARHAGAIDEATLARYLEEALR